In Nostoc sp. CENA543, a single genomic region encodes these proteins:
- a CDS encoding ABC transporter substrate-binding protein: MNNFNWTRRDFIKGIGATTAGMTLSSCAVSADKSAKGLTEEALAVQPVVRPQDLEKPDLIVGYVPVNDCAPFAIAWKKGFFRKYGLNVQLNREASWANSRDGLIFGRLDASPVVSGAVTNARIGAEGARHAPLCAAMTIHHHGNAMTMNKAMWDFGLRPWYEYQQQYGDGALEAFGKDFRAYFAKQAPENKVWAVVLSSAIYEYFLRYISAAAGVDPLKEFRIIIVPPPQMVTNVRIGAMQAYMVAEPWNTRAITGNENIGFTFAQGKEIWLGHPDRLLGVMESFIEKYPKTYRSLVKAMIEACQYCSKPENRQEIAELLTDRSFTGAKPKNPNAPITKFTAPGILGNYNYGGFDGKDRTINATDTTIFFDIPDNLPKVPGEHATFLWRSRSLWLMTQAARWGQIKEFPKDAEKLAARAWKSDLYREIAGEMAIECPKDDYKVEPPEVFIDRKSFDPSDPVGYLNSFAIRANAPTRFFMS, from the coding sequence ATGAATAACTTTAACTGGACAAGACGAGATTTTATTAAAGGTATAGGCGCGACTACCGCAGGTATGACACTTTCCTCCTGTGCTGTATCAGCAGATAAATCAGCCAAAGGACTAACGGAGGAAGCCTTAGCCGTACAACCAGTAGTCAGACCCCAAGACCTAGAAAAACCAGACTTAATTGTGGGATACGTTCCCGTTAATGATTGTGCGCCATTTGCGATCGCCTGGAAAAAAGGCTTTTTTCGCAAATATGGCTTAAACGTCCAACTCAACCGCGAAGCTAGTTGGGCTAACTCCCGTGATGGTTTAATTTTTGGTCGCTTAGATGCGTCCCCCGTCGTTTCCGGCGCAGTCACCAACGCCCGCATCGGTGCAGAAGGCGCACGCCACGCCCCCTTGTGTGCAGCCATGACCATTCATCACCACGGAAACGCCATGACCATGAACAAAGCTATGTGGGATTTTGGTTTACGTCCTTGGTATGAATATCAACAACAATATGGCGATGGCGCATTAGAAGCTTTCGGCAAAGATTTTAGAGCCTACTTTGCCAAACAAGCACCAGAAAATAAAGTCTGGGCTGTAGTTCTAAGTTCCGCTATTTACGAATACTTTTTGCGTTATATCTCTGCGGCGGCTGGTGTTGATCCTCTCAAAGAATTCCGCATCATCATAGTTCCACCACCCCAGATGGTGACGAACGTCAGAATAGGGGCTATGCAAGCCTATATGGTAGCCGAACCCTGGAACACTAGAGCCATTACAGGTAATGAAAACATCGGTTTTACTTTTGCCCAAGGTAAAGAAATCTGGCTAGGACACCCAGATAGGTTATTGGGAGTGATGGAATCCTTCATTGAAAAATATCCCAAAACCTATCGTTCGTTAGTCAAAGCCATGATAGAAGCTTGTCAATATTGCAGCAAGCCAGAAAATCGCCAAGAAATCGCTGAATTATTAACAGACCGTTCCTTTACAGGTGCAAAACCCAAAAATCCCAATGCACCAATAACTAAATTTACTGCACCTGGAATTCTGGGGAATTACAACTATGGTGGTTTTGATGGTAAAGACCGCACCATCAACGCCACAGATACAACTATTTTCTTTGATATTCCTGACAATCTACCCAAAGTACCGGGTGAACACGCGACATTTTTATGGAGATCCAGAAGTCTGTGGTTAATGACTCAAGCCGCCCGTTGGGGACAAATCAAAGAATTTCCTAAAGATGCCGAAAAATTAGCGGCAAGAGCCTGGAAAAGCGATTTATATCGGGAAATAGCAGGTGAAATGGCCATTGAATGCCCTAAAGACGACTATAAAGTTGAACCACCAGAAGTATTCATTGATAGAAAAAGCTTTGATCCTAGTGACCCCGTTGGTTATTTAAATAGCTTTGCCATTAGAGCCAACGCACCAACCCGATTTTTTATGTCTTGA
- a CDS encoding ABC transporter ATP-binding protein, which yields MKSTPLTVNAHQPPMSRPNFLEIENLVKSYPTPDKGNFIVLNDVNLTIGEDEFISVIGHSGCGKSTLLKIVAGLERLTSGSVRLDGKEIRKPGAERMMIFQNYSLLPWLTVRDNIRLAVDEVLKNANRAEKISIVNEHLAMVNLTAAADKYPDEISGGMKQRVGIARALAIRPKMLLMDEPFGALDALTRGKLQRQVLDIWESNRQAVMMITHDVDEAIYMSDRIVLMTNGPAATIGEILEVPFPHPRDRAAIRNSKEYFEIRNHALNFLDQYFAHEE from the coding sequence ATGAAATCTACACCTTTAACCGTCAATGCTCATCAACCACCTATGTCCAGACCTAACTTTTTAGAAATCGAAAATTTAGTGAAGTCTTATCCGACACCAGATAAGGGTAACTTTATCGTACTTAATGATGTGAATTTAACCATTGGTGAAGATGAATTTATTTCTGTCATCGGACATTCCGGTTGCGGTAAATCGACTTTGTTAAAAATTGTAGCGGGCTTAGAAAGACTCACTTCTGGCTCTGTACGTCTTGATGGGAAAGAGATTCGCAAGCCTGGTGCAGAAAGAATGATGATATTTCAAAACTATTCTTTGTTACCTTGGTTAACAGTTAGAGACAATATTCGCCTAGCTGTCGATGAAGTGTTAAAAAATGCTAATCGGGCTGAAAAAATTAGCATTGTGAACGAACACTTGGCAATGGTAAACTTAACGGCGGCAGCAGACAAATATCCTGATGAAATTTCTGGAGGTATGAAACAACGAGTGGGCATTGCCAGAGCCTTAGCAATTCGTCCAAAAATGTTACTCATGGATGAACCTTTCGGTGCATTAGATGCTCTAACTAGAGGTAAATTGCAAAGGCAAGTTTTAGATATTTGGGAAAGTAATCGGCAAGCAGTGATGATGATTACTCACGATGTTGATGAAGCTATTTATATGTCCGATCGCATCGTATTAATGACTAACGGGCCAGCCGCTACCATTGGGGAAATCTTAGAAGTACCCTTTCCTCATCCACGCGATCGCGCTGCTATCCGTAACTCTAAAGAATACTTTGAAATCCGCAATCACGCACTCAACTTTCTCGATCAATATTTTGCTCACGAAGAATAA
- a CDS encoding universal stress protein — MLARLQSAMGRDDIIEQILLLPEPKPAFPEQASINRTINLIVGYDASPSSHTALDIAFWIAHQTRLAANQEVVVQAVYVVEDGYREAKYHPLKLNSKLPNFASSASEISKSHTSILIHPTARETVSNVQQKTLNTIQEADRILWQARSLAEEWQGSFKSHLRFGNLSQELKTVVEIESADILFLGCKSIYHPLIQQISPNFPCAVVGIPNSL; from the coding sequence ATGTTAGCCCGGTTGCAAAGTGCGATGGGTCGGGACGATATCATCGAGCAAATCTTATTACTTCCCGAACCAAAGCCAGCTTTTCCTGAGCAGGCCTCAATCAATAGAACAATAAACTTAATTGTGGGTTATGATGCTTCTCCTAGTAGCCATACCGCATTAGACATAGCTTTTTGGATTGCACATCAAACCCGATTAGCCGCTAATCAAGAAGTGGTAGTCCAAGCTGTTTATGTCGTAGAAGACGGCTATCGCGAGGCAAAATATCATCCACTGAAGCTGAATAGCAAATTACCAAACTTTGCATCTTCCGCCAGTGAAATATCCAAATCGCACACATCTATATTAATACACCCAACTGCGCGGGAAACTGTATCCAATGTACAACAAAAGACACTAAACACAATCCAAGAAGCTGATAGGATTCTGTGGCAAGCTAGAAGCCTGGCAGAAGAATGGCAAGGTTCTTTTAAATCACATCTACGCTTTGGTAATCTCAGTCAAGAACTGAAAACAGTAGTAGAAATTGAATCAGCTGACATCTTATTTTTAGGGTGTAAATCTATTTATCACCCCCTCATTCAACAGATCAGCCCTAATTTCCCCTGTGCTGTCGTAGGTATTCCTAATAGTTTATAG
- a CDS encoding N,N-dimethylformamidase beta subunit family domain-containing protein produces MLSTHPLKFFTRVILSCLLSIATIALFNQPYAIAADLANFHQANNPIIIENQKVGTTAWQLTNPATRREIEGYASLTSVNRGDTIKLFVNTKEPNYTIEIFRMGWYGGAGGRQMAAAIKRVGVKQPPPIIDKATGLIECDWKDPYILKIPYSPQDPTQWASGFYLAKLTGSKSGKQSYIIFVVRDDSRPADILFQSSVTTYQAYNNWGWMSLYRWNSRGNKAFKVSFNRPYAASPNSAAAYGVGAGEFLTNLQPKRRTSSAGWEYNMVRWLERSGYDVTYVTNIDTHENPLDINTTKPMLWLHKVFLSVGHDEYWSSQMRQNLETARDYGLNLGFFSANTCYWQIRLEPSAITKEMNRTIVSYKEDAALDPFARDKNPTNDFLVTTLWRSKPVNRPEEALIGVMYETFHVNADIILNNTAPDWLLANTQLDQNHGAASVQSNQKTNPNQMRLKGLLGYEVDRMFRYAPTNTIRLAHSPYRYKGKTRYSDMTIYTADSGALVFATGSIQWSWGLDDYNAPKLHPSVLNPDAQAITRNVLNRMIGK; encoded by the coding sequence ATGTTATCTACACATCCCTTAAAGTTTTTTACCAGAGTTATATTATCTTGTCTGCTCAGTATTGCTACGATCGCACTTTTTAATCAACCCTATGCGATCGCGGCTGATTTGGCAAATTTCCATCAGGCAAATAATCCCATAATTATAGAAAATCAAAAAGTTGGGACTACAGCTTGGCAATTGACTAATCCGGCGACTAGACGAGAAATAGAGGGTTATGCTTCCCTGACTAGTGTGAATCGCGGCGATACAATTAAGTTGTTCGTCAATACTAAAGAGCCAAACTACACCATAGAAATCTTTCGCATGGGTTGGTATGGTGGTGCTGGTGGTAGGCAAATGGCGGCGGCGATTAAAAGAGTAGGAGTCAAACAACCACCGCCAATTATCGATAAAGCTACTGGTTTGATTGAATGTGACTGGAAAGATCCATACATTCTTAAAATTCCCTATAGTCCTCAAGACCCGACACAATGGGCTAGCGGTTTTTACTTAGCTAAACTCACTGGCAGTAAAAGTGGTAAGCAAAGTTACATTATTTTTGTGGTGCGTGATGACTCTCGCCCTGCTGATATTCTCTTTCAATCCAGTGTGACGACTTATCAAGCCTACAATAATTGGGGCTGGATGTCTCTGTATCGCTGGAACAGTCGCGGTAACAAAGCTTTCAAAGTTTCCTTTAACCGTCCCTATGCTGCTAGTCCCAATTCAGCCGCCGCTTATGGAGTAGGTGCAGGAGAGTTTTTAACCAATTTACAACCCAAAAGAAGAACTTCTAGTGCAGGTTGGGAATACAACATGGTGAGGTGGCTAGAACGTTCTGGTTATGATGTCACTTATGTTACAAACATCGATACCCACGAAAATCCTCTAGATATTAATACTACCAAGCCCATGCTATGGCTACACAAGGTCTTTCTTTCCGTGGGACATGATGAATATTGGTCATCTCAGATGCGGCAAAATCTGGAAACTGCGAGGGATTATGGCTTAAATTTGGGATTTTTCTCTGCTAATACGTGCTACTGGCAAATACGTTTAGAACCTAGTGCTATTACCAAAGAAATGAACCGTACTATTGTTTCTTACAAAGAAGATGCGGCATTAGATCCTTTTGCCAGAGATAAAAATCCTACTAATGATTTTTTAGTGACAACTCTTTGGCGTAGCAAACCTGTGAATCGTCCAGAAGAAGCACTGATTGGAGTGATGTATGAAACGTTTCACGTGAATGCTGACATTATTTTGAATAACACCGCGCCAGATTGGTTACTAGCTAACACACAACTAGATCAAAATCATGGTGCAGCATCGGTGCAGAGTAATCAAAAAACCAACCCTAACCAAATGCGTTTGAAGGGGCTTTTAGGCTATGAAGTTGATCGAATGTTTCGCTACGCCCCAACTAATACAATTCGTCTAGCCCATTCACCTTATCGATATAAGGGTAAAACTAGATACTCAGATATGACTATATACACTGCCGATTCCGGCGCACTAGTATTTGCTACTGGTTCTATACAGTGGAGTTGGGGTTTAGATGATTACAACGCACCAAAGTTACACCCCTCTGTCTTAAATCCCGATGCCCAGGCTATAACTCGTAATGTTCTCAATCGAATGATTGGGAAATAG
- a CDS encoding putative PEP-binding protein, which produces MDRLYWLDQIKLQDRTQVGEKAFYLSRLRQRGYPVVSGFVVSEEFMRLFLETINTTESLVANLPHSSLHLDVGNWRQLQQVASRLRQEILAANVPSDWVSTILNTAKGWQTEYLILRPSLAIPKVRNTSGLLESSFCHCDEVAIARALKSIWSQLFSAKSLFCWQRLEINLQQLNLAVLIQPVTNAVASGVLRVNPTGWTIEATWGLGNAIAQGEVLPDTYYIQPDTGVVLQKHLGNKILAYRLSHETPTLSIHHSIPQVYLVEEAQQQQYALPEEFLQQVITLGHQLVSELGNNFTIDWTIAEEANSQNLYITQVNTPQLAIPNLQTLKGIGAAGGRVTGYAHVVTNTQLKPEQISNGAILVVPKITPDWLPLLQQAGGLITAQGGLTSHAGILARELGIPAVVSTTDATVIIQNGERLLVDGNRGEVYRLRDAEVSEEEPQQQTSPFLLPSPSHQTVVTSHLPMIATQLLVNLSQPSLIEQVKKLPVDGVGLLRSELMLVPLLKGQHPHFWVIEGRKSELLAYLTEKITEFARAFAPKPIFYRSLDWRSHELSSTSAASTVTSSLGDRGTFSYIQDGAVFDLELSAIANVQKAGYSNINLLLPFVRSVPEFTYCQQKVEQMGLTQIPQFQLWMMAEVPSVLFLLPEYVKAGVAGISIGSNDLTQLILGVDREQTQLTRVFNERHPAVLAAISQLIQMSKAAGIPCSICGQAPAIYPEIIDQLVQWGITSISVEPEALEQTYQAIARAEQRLLLAAARQKLE; this is translated from the coding sequence GTGGATAGACTCTACTGGTTAGACCAAATCAAACTACAAGACCGCACCCAGGTAGGTGAGAAAGCATTCTACTTGAGTAGACTCAGACAACGTGGCTACCCTGTGGTCTCTGGTTTTGTGGTGTCGGAAGAATTCATGCGACTATTTTTAGAAACCATTAATACCACTGAGTCGTTAGTCGCCAACTTACCCCATTCTTCTTTACATTTAGATGTCGGCAACTGGCGACAACTCCAGCAAGTAGCTAGTCGTTTGCGTCAAGAAATTCTTGCTGCTAATGTCCCTTCTGACTGGGTGAGTACAATCTTGAACACTGCCAAGGGATGGCAAACAGAGTATTTAATTTTACGTCCAAGTTTAGCTATACCCAAAGTGCGAAACACTTCAGGCTTGCTAGAGTCCAGTTTTTGTCACTGTGATGAAGTGGCGATCGCGAGGGCGTTAAAATCTATCTGGAGTCAATTATTTTCCGCGAAAAGTCTATTTTGTTGGCAACGTTTGGAGATCAATTTACAGCAACTGAATTTAGCTGTTTTAATTCAACCAGTCACGAATGCGGTTGCTAGTGGCGTGCTGAGGGTGAATCCTACAGGCTGGACAATTGAAGCGACTTGGGGCTTAGGAAATGCGATCGCCCAAGGTGAAGTTTTACCAGATACATACTACATCCAGCCAGATACAGGTGTAGTCTTACAAAAGCATCTAGGGAATAAAATCCTAGCTTATCGTTTGAGTCACGAAACACCAACCTTAAGCATTCACCACAGCATTCCTCAAGTCTATTTAGTGGAAGAAGCGCAACAGCAACAATACGCTTTACCAGAAGAATTTTTACAACAAGTCATCACCCTTGGTCATCAATTGGTGAGTGAATTGGGTAATAACTTTACAATTGATTGGACAATTGCAGAAGAAGCAAACAGTCAAAATCTTTACATTACCCAAGTCAACACCCCCCAATTAGCAATTCCCAATTTGCAAACTCTCAAAGGTATAGGTGCTGCGGGAGGAAGAGTTACAGGCTATGCTCATGTAGTCACAAATACTCAATTAAAACCAGAACAAATATCCAACGGCGCAATATTAGTAGTACCTAAGATTACACCAGACTGGTTGCCACTGTTGCAACAGGCAGGGGGTTTGATCACAGCACAGGGAGGTTTGACTAGTCATGCAGGAATTTTGGCTAGAGAATTGGGTATTCCGGCTGTAGTGAGTACAACCGATGCTACAGTAATTATTCAAAATGGAGAGCGTTTATTAGTGGATGGTAATCGTGGAGAAGTTTATCGCCTCAGAGATGCTGAAGTGAGTGAGGAAGAACCGCAACAGCAAACTTCCCCCTTCTTACTCCCCTCGCCTTCCCATCAAACTGTTGTTACTTCTCACTTACCAATGATTGCTACCCAACTGTTGGTTAATTTGAGTCAACCGAGTTTAATTGAGCAAGTCAAAAAATTACCTGTAGATGGCGTAGGATTATTACGCTCGGAACTCATGCTAGTCCCACTACTCAAAGGACAACATCCTCATTTTTGGGTGATAGAGGGACGAAAATCCGAATTATTGGCGTATTTAACTGAAAAAATTACGGAATTTGCCCGTGCTTTCGCGCCTAAACCAATTTTTTATCGCTCCTTAGACTGGCGATCGCACGAATTATCGTCAACTAGTGCAGCTTCCACAGTTACCTCAAGTTTAGGCGATCGCGGTACATTCAGCTATATCCAAGATGGGGCTGTATTTGATTTAGAATTAAGTGCGATCGCCAATGTCCAAAAAGCTGGCTATAGCAACATTAACCTGCTCTTACCCTTTGTTCGCAGTGTCCCTGAATTTACTTACTGTCAACAAAAAGTTGAGCAAATGGGACTAACTCAAATACCCCAGTTTCAATTGTGGATGATGGCAGAAGTCCCCAGCGTCTTGTTTTTACTACCTGAATATGTCAAAGCTGGGGTTGCTGGTATTTCCATTGGTTCAAATGACCTGACACAATTAATTTTAGGGGTAGACCGCGAACAAACCCAATTAACAAGAGTATTCAATGAACGCCACCCGGCGGTACTAGCTGCAATTTCTCAACTCATCCAAATGTCAAAAGCCGCAGGAATACCTTGTTCTATCTGTGGCCAAGCACCAGCTATTTATCCAGAAATCATTGATCAACTAGTGCAGTGGGGAATTACTTCTATTTCCGTAGAACCAGAAGCCCTAGAACAAACATATCAGGCGATCGCTCGTGCTGAACAGCGTTTACTCTTAGCCGCCGCCCGCCAGAAACTTGAGTAA
- the ilvB gene encoding biosynthetic-type acetolactate synthase large subunit, with protein sequence MTVSLPSPTSPSQTEQHTQSVSSKSSDVFPKRVTGGSALLDSLLRHGVEYIFGYPGGAILPIYDDLYKVEATGSIKHILVRHEQGAAHAADGYARATGKVGVCFGTSGPGATNLVTGIATAYMDSIPMVIVTGQVPRKMIGTDAFQETDIYGITLPIVKHSYVVRDPADMARIVAEAFHIASTGRPGPVLIDVPKDVAFEEFDYVPVEPGTVKLPGYRPTVKGNPRQINAAIQLIQESRRPLLYVGGGAIASNAHTEIQELAELCQIPVTTTLMGIGAFDEHHPLSLGMLGMHGTAYANFAVTDCDLLICVGARFDDRVTGKLDEFASRAKVIHIDIDPAEVGKNRVPEVPIVGDVRKVLIDMLHRCKQGKVKLNPNQTSEWLNLINRWREEYPLVVPQHPDSISPQEVIVEVAHQAPHAFYTTDVGQHQMWAAQFLKNGPRRWISSAGLGTMGFGLPAAIGAKVAFPDEQVVCISGDASFQMCLQELGTAAQYGIGVKTIIVNNGWQGMVRQWQQAFHGERYSCSNMEVGMPDIELLAQAYGIKGIIVTKREQLQDAIAQMLAHNGPVILDVHVTKDENCYPMVAPGKSNAQMIGLPKQPPKTNIEAVYCSHCGTKNASNHNFCSECGTKL encoded by the coding sequence GTGACTGTGAGCTTGCCTTCCCCGACTAGTCCCTCACAAACAGAGCAACATACCCAATCTGTCAGCTCTAAATCATCAGATGTGTTCCCAAAACGGGTCACTGGTGGTTCTGCACTACTGGATAGTCTCCTGCGCCACGGTGTCGAATATATCTTTGGCTACCCTGGTGGGGCAATTCTACCGATTTATGATGACCTGTACAAAGTAGAAGCAACTGGCAGTATTAAGCATATTCTCGTGAGGCACGAACAGGGGGCGGCTCATGCTGCCGATGGTTATGCCCGCGCCACTGGTAAAGTCGGTGTGTGCTTTGGTACTTCTGGCCCTGGGGCGACTAATTTAGTCACAGGTATTGCGACAGCTTACATGGATTCGATTCCGATGGTGATTGTCACCGGACAAGTACCACGGAAAATGATTGGTACGGATGCTTTCCAAGAGACAGACATCTACGGTATCACTCTACCCATTGTGAAGCATTCCTATGTAGTGCGCGACCCAGCCGATATGGCGCGTATCGTAGCTGAAGCATTTCACATTGCTAGCACCGGTCGTCCTGGCCCAGTGTTAATTGATGTGCCGAAAGATGTAGCGTTTGAGGAATTTGACTATGTACCTGTAGAACCAGGGACAGTCAAACTACCTGGATATCGCCCCACCGTGAAGGGAAATCCCCGTCAAATCAACGCCGCCATTCAGTTAATTCAAGAAAGCCGTCGTCCTTTACTGTATGTCGGTGGGGGTGCGATCGCATCTAATGCCCACACAGAAATTCAAGAATTAGCAGAATTATGCCAAATCCCCGTCACAACTACCTTGATGGGTATCGGTGCTTTTGACGAACATCACCCCCTATCCTTGGGGATGTTGGGAATGCACGGTACAGCTTACGCTAACTTTGCCGTAACTGATTGTGATTTGCTCATTTGCGTTGGTGCTAGATTTGATGACCGTGTCACCGGCAAATTAGACGAATTCGCCTCCCGTGCCAAAGTCATTCATATTGATATTGACCCCGCAGAAGTTGGTAAGAACCGCGTCCCCGAAGTCCCCATTGTGGGTGATGTGCGGAAAGTCTTAATTGACATGTTACATCGCTGCAAACAAGGCAAAGTCAAACTTAATCCCAACCAAACCAGCGAATGGCTGAATTTAATTAATCGTTGGCGGGAAGAATATCCTTTAGTCGTACCCCAACATCCAGACAGCATCTCACCCCAAGAAGTGATTGTGGAAGTTGCACACCAAGCCCCCCACGCCTTCTACACTACTGATGTTGGTCAGCATCAAATGTGGGCAGCACAATTTCTCAAGAATGGCCCCCGACGCTGGATTTCTAGCGCAGGCTTAGGCACAATGGGTTTTGGTCTACCCGCAGCTATCGGTGCTAAGGTGGCTTTCCCAGATGAACAAGTCGTCTGTATTAGCGGTGATGCTAGTTTCCAAATGTGTCTGCAAGAATTGGGAACTGCTGCACAATACGGTATTGGTGTCAAGACCATTATTGTGAATAATGGCTGGCAAGGAATGGTACGTCAGTGGCAACAAGCCTTCCACGGTGAACGTTACTCATGTTCCAACATGGAAGTCGGGATGCCAGACATTGAGTTATTAGCCCAAGCCTACGGAATTAAGGGAATCATAGTCACAAAACGCGAGCAATTACAAGATGCGATCGCCCAAATGTTAGCCCATAATGGCCCTGTAATTCTAGATGTCCACGTCACCAAAGACGAAAACTGCTATCCAATGGTAGCTCCAGGCAAGAGCAACGCCCAAATGATTGGTTTACCCAAACAGCCACCAAAAACCAACATTGAAGCAGTATATTGCAGCCATTGCGGCACCAAAAACGCCTCCAACCATAACTTCTGTTCTGAGTGCGGAACTAAGTTGTAA
- a CDS encoding MgtC/SapB family protein: protein MLNTYELAPNDILNIIFRLSLALMSGAVIGLEREIRQKPAGLRTHMLVSIGAAMFTLVPLQISTSASISEVISRVIQGVATGVGFLGAGEIVRESSQASHRLEIRGLTSAAAIWISAALGIVAGCGLWQLSLIATCLTFVILKFFKNWENGH, encoded by the coding sequence GTGTTAAACACTTACGAGCTTGCACCTAATGATATACTCAACATAATTTTTCGGCTGAGTTTAGCTTTAATGAGTGGCGCAGTCATCGGTTTAGAACGAGAAATCCGTCAAAAACCAGCCGGATTAAGAACTCATATGCTCGTAAGTATTGGTGCGGCTATGTTTACTTTAGTACCCTTGCAAATCAGTACATCAGCATCGATATCGGAAGTTATCAGTCGAGTTATTCAAGGTGTTGCTACGGGTGTAGGGTTCTTGGGTGCTGGAGAAATTGTGCGTGAATCTTCCCAAGCATCACATCGCCTGGAAATTCGGGGATTAACATCAGCCGCAGCTATTTGGATTTCAGCTGCATTGGGAATTGTGGCTGGCTGTGGGTTATGGCAATTAAGTTTGATTGCTACGTGCTTAACTTTTGTGATTCTCAAATTTTTCAAAAATTGGGAAAATGGACACTAG
- a CDS encoding DUF2808 domain-containing protein, with the protein MNNLSHLCKTLLVSTGLCLFAVPGSPISALAQAPKLLSTATTYNHTSAWDSTYYFTVTVPTTATPLQTIALTQITGLEAIDFDSQASYAFTGTSDRQGEKLGISLAKGSQPQTVIVNLNQAIAPGQTVTIALKPFRNPQYEGVYQFRVQSLAADKQTSNYGLGTARLQFYGVVDTE; encoded by the coding sequence ATGAATAACCTTTCACATCTGTGTAAAACTTTATTAGTGAGTACAGGACTATGTTTATTTGCTGTTCCTGGATCTCCGATATCAGCCTTAGCACAAGCACCAAAACTGCTGTCTACGGCTACAACTTATAATCATACGAGTGCTTGGGACTCAACTTATTATTTCACCGTTACAGTCCCAACCACAGCTACCCCATTACAAACGATCGCCCTGACTCAAATTACAGGTTTAGAAGCGATTGATTTTGATTCGCAAGCAAGTTACGCCTTTACTGGGACAAGCGATCGCCAAGGTGAAAAACTGGGAATTTCCCTAGCTAAAGGTAGTCAACCCCAAACAGTGATTGTCAATCTCAACCAAGCGATCGCCCCAGGACAAACAGTCACTATTGCACTCAAACCTTTCCGTAATCCTCAGTACGAAGGGGTATATCAATTTCGAGTCCAGAGTCTAGCCGCAGACAAACAAACCAGTAACTATGGGCTAGGTACTGCCCGTCTACAATTCTATGGTGTTGTAGATACTGAATGA
- a CDS encoding DUF3318 domain-containing protein has protein sequence MESNIEIRRLFDVMPASGRMTTKIVSKPEQPKVIDVSFPFPWNRERPIYINFDLWGRLSKPQRDLLLLQKVAWLTGVRWFKPDVYQGVAVAGLVGAFVELSQSDAVGVAVAGGLSAIALVRIWGTNKSQESEINADLAAIKVAQRRGYTEAAAAQHLLSAIETVNKIEGNSTLNFIDLIRCQNLRAIAGLSPIGIPEK, from the coding sequence ATGGAATCCAACATAGAGATTCGTCGTTTATTCGATGTTATGCCTGCTTCTGGGCGTATGACTACGAAGATTGTCAGTAAACCAGAACAGCCCAAGGTAATAGATGTGTCATTTCCTTTTCCTTGGAATCGGGAACGACCGATATATATTAACTTTGATTTGTGGGGGCGACTATCAAAGCCTCAACGAGATTTGCTGTTGTTGCAAAAAGTTGCTTGGTTAACGGGGGTGAGATGGTTTAAACCTGATGTTTATCAAGGTGTAGCTGTGGCTGGATTAGTTGGCGCATTTGTGGAGTTAAGCCAATCAGATGCGGTGGGTGTGGCGGTGGCTGGGGGATTAAGTGCGATCGCCCTTGTTCGCATTTGGGGGACTAATAAATCTCAAGAATCCGAGATTAATGCTGATTTAGCAGCGATTAAAGTTGCCCAAAGACGGGGTTACACAGAAGCCGCAGCAGCTCAACATTTACTCTCTGCCATTGAAACAGTCAATAAAATCGAAGGGAATTCTACTTTAAATTTTATTGACTTAATCCGTTGCCAAAACTTAAGGGCGATCGCTGGGTTATCACCAATTGGCATACCAGAAAAGTGA